The DNA sequence TTGCCATTATTTCCTGATTTATAGCATTCCTAATTCAAACTTCGCCTCTTCACTCATCATATCCTTATTCCAGCTCGGTTCAAAAGTCAGCTCTAAATCTACACTATTCACATGTTCTACTTCAGCCACTTTATCTTTTACTTCCTGAGGAAGAGTTTCTGCAACAGGACAGTTGGGAGTAGTAAGGGTCATTATAATTTTTACGTCAGCATCATCGGAGATCTGAACATCGTAAATCAGTCCTAATTCGTAAATATCTACCGGAATTTCGGGGTCATATACGGTTTTCAGTACACCAATGATTTCCTCACCAATGTCAGCAATTTGATCGTCTGTAAATTTCATTTTTTAATCTAGATTGATATTCCTTTTCAACAAATCTTCCTGACGCATGCGCCGGAAAATATTTGCCAAAGTTAAGACATCTTTTTCACAATAGTCTACAATTCTCTGCAAGTCTTTTTCTATGTAGTAAATTGATGAAACCATTGAGCCGTCAATATCATCTTTCGGAGTAGGAATTCCAAAGACATGCGCCAGTAATTCCAGTGATACAAAACTTTTATAATCCCCGAACTTCCATAGTTCCATAGTATCTATGTGAGGAACCTCCCAGGGTTTCTTTCCAAACATCTGAAATGGGGCAGGTGGCAGCATCCCGTTAATAAGATATCGTCTGGCAATCCATGGGAAATCAAATTCCTTTCCATTATGAGCACAGAGAATAACATTGTGAAGCCTTGGACTGTTGAAGATTTCACCAAATTCCTGAAGCATTTTCTTTTCATCGTGTCCGGAAAAGCTTTTTATCTTCAACGTATCATTCTTTTCAACCATTCCGATGGTAATGCAGATAATTTTTCCAAACTCTGCCATAATACCGGCTCTTTCATAAAATTCTGCAGCAGTGACCTCGTCTTTTCGCTGAAATTTTGTTTTTTTATCCCACAGATATTGTTCAGTTTCAGATAGGTCGTCCCATGATCCTGCCTGTGGAACGGTCTCAATATCAAGGAATAAAACTCTTTCTAAAGGTATGTTCTGTATCATATGTGTTTTTATTTGCTGTCTATCCTACCTGCATTCCGTTTTTTACAGGTAATGAAGGGGCTAAAAGAGTGACATCTTTTTTGTCTTCACCATATAATCCCAACACCAGGCACTCACTGAAGAAGTTAGCAATCTGTTTTTTAGGGAAATTGACTACCGCCAAGATTTGCTTTCCTACAAGGTCTTCTTTTTCATAAAGAGAGGTAATCTGAGCAGAGGATTTTCTGATTCCTAAGTCTCCAAAGTCTATTTCCAGCTGGTAAGACGGGTTTCTGGCCTTTTCAAAATCATTTACTGAAAGGATGGTTCCACATCTAATGTCTATTTTTTCAAAATCTGCCCAGGTGATGTCTGGTTTTATTGTCATGGTAATTCGTTGATTAAATGTTCTACTTCGGTTTTCTGTTCTGCATATTTTTGCTGTAGTTCTGAACCTTCACCCATTCTTTTGTAATATTCCAACGCTTTTCCGCCAAAGAATTTTTTATGGAAATCCGAAACTTCGGGAACTTGTGGAAAAACT is a window from the Chryseobacterium indologenes genome containing:
- a CDS encoding SUF system Fe-S cluster assembly protein, producing MKFTDDQIADIGEEIIGVLKTVYDPEIPVDIYELGLIYDVQISDDADVKIIMTLTTPNCPVAETLPQEVKDKVAEVEHVNSVDLELTFEPSWNKDMMSEEAKFELGML
- a CDS encoding tRNA-binding protein encodes the protein MTIKPDITWADFEKIDIRCGTILSVNDFEKARNPSYQLEIDFGDLGIRKSSAQITSLYEKEDLVGKQILAVVNFPKKQIANFFSECLVLGLYGEDKKDVTLLAPSLPVKNGMQVG
- a CDS encoding 3'-5' exonuclease, which produces MIQNIPLERVLFLDIETVPQAGSWDDLSETEQYLWDKKTKFQRKDEVTAAEFYERAGIMAEFGKIICITIGMVEKNDTLKIKSFSGHDEKKMLQEFGEIFNSPRLHNVILCAHNGKEFDFPWIARRYLINGMLPPAPFQMFGKKPWEVPHIDTMELWKFGDYKSFVSLELLAHVFGIPTPKDDIDGSMVSSIYYIEKDLQRIVDYCEKDVLTLANIFRRMRQEDLLKRNINLD